The Drosophila suzukii chromosome X, CBGP_Dsuzu_IsoJpt1.0, whole genome shotgun sequence DNA window GGAGTCCACGAGGTAGCCTGCAATTAGGGTCAAGATTAGGGGAATGTAGAACATGGAGATGGAATTGCAATGCCCACCTGAGATGCCAAAGTCACAGATCTTGACCTGACCGGCCCGATTGATCAGTATGTTCGAGGGCTTGACGTCCCGATGGATGACTTTCAGCTGGGCGTGCAGGTAATGCAGCGCACTGACCACGCTCATAGCAATCTGTGAAATGAACGTAACAGTAGTATAGTAGTGGCGATTCCCAGATAAGATTAGCCCCGCCCCCAATCCTCCCCAGCTGACCTTGCCCAGCACGCTCTCCTCCATGCGCAGATCGTGGCGGAAGACCTTCGGATAGAACTTGTCCAGACTGGTGCTCATCACCTCCATGCAGATCCAGACGTCGCCCTCGCGATACATCGCCCCATAGAAGTGGACCGTGTAGGGGCAATCGCTGGACCTCATCGATATGTCCAGATCCATGACAAGGCGGTGCTGTTCGCGAATATTAACGGTCATGGGTATGCGTTTAACGGCGAGGACCGTATCGGTTTGCCGGTGGCGCATCTTCTCCACAATCCCATAGGCCCCCCGGCCCAGATCGCAGATCTTCTCCAGGCTGTCCGCATCGATGTCGAAGGTCTGATCGCCAATTTGGATGGTGGCCCGCGAATCCAAATTGCGTGGTGGCACTCTGGAAAGGATTAGGGTAGGTAAGTGCCTAAGTACTAGGTCATTCTGGCGGGCACTTTGCCCATAAACTTACATGGCTGGCTCCGGCTCCTTGAGAATGTTGAAGGACAGTCGCGGACGTCGGGACATCTTGGCAATATATCCTATATCCTATACCATATATGTGGGGGTCCTCCTCCTCGACGTTTCTCCGGCGTTCTCCTCGCGGACTCTTCGATTAGGCTAAGTTCTGCAAGACCTGGCGGATCGGACGGTTGGGATGCGGCTATTTTTATCGCATTTGGTCGGGTCGGTGCAGGATCTGGAATCTGGTTCGGATGTGGATATGGATCGGATCGTCTGGCTGCGGCTGTGGCCCGGTATTTGCCAGCCAACCTTTTGCTTTCGCCTTTGCTTTCCTGTCCGCACTTTTCGCACTGTTTGCCGATCGCCTTTTTCGCTTCTCGTTTTTCTCGCTTTTCCACTAGCGCTGGACCACCGTCGATGGCCCTATCGATAGTTTTGCCATCGAAAGCGGCGATAGAATGGCAAGAGCAAGAAATCGAGGagcatttattttgtattaactAATTAATAAggattaatatatatttttaacaggtttttaattgattttatttatcaatTCGAGAGCAAAATCATTATAACCGATGGGTACTTCGAGCCGGTACCTTTGATATCGATAGTTTTCAACTATCGGAAGCTTTGCTGCCaatattttaatttgcttAATTTGGTTATATCAAAGATATTAGGCATGCCGCTCAGAATTAAGCTATTTTTTGTTGGCTTAATTTGGTTATATCAAAGATATTTAGGCATATGTCGCTCTGAaataagatatattttttgctttttatttttaagaaatcagTATTTGTtgtaatttagtttttttttactgtTAGCTTAAAGATAGTTAGCATTATAGAAGCAAGTACACATCTTTGCTTGgatttttaacaaaatatttctaGTATTGGAAAACCTTCtatttttttgtatctagGTAACCTGTTTGCTTAGGCTCGGGTCCAAAACATctaataaataacaattttgaaaatggataattatattatcatttaacataaaatattaaaaatgcatATAATGACGTTGATACCTAGACTACCTTATTTTCggaataaatgaaaatgaaaagtaAGGTAAATATAGTAACTTATTGTGGTACCGACctgcaaaatgtttttaaactACTTATCAAGGTAAAATTGTTATTCACTTGCTAagctaaaataaatattataatagtTGGGAACCTTTTTTTCTTCCCTACATTTATTTATCAAATAAGCGCTTGCTTGACCTTAACGAGCTCAATTGGGAAACTAATCTTGTACATTTTTTCCAATTTCCACACATTTTCTGTACCTATACTCCGTGGTTTCATTCCTGGCTAGAAGCCCAGCGCATCTCTAGTTGTGGTATTTTCTCGGTATTTTCACCACATTCCCTGGCATTAATTAGTGCATTCACAAGAGCAGGTCGCACAGTTGGCGCTGCGGTCACACTGTTTGGATTTGTACACGCGATTTGGCAGCAAAATCGTACAAAACCGAGTGTTAGAATTGTGCCAGTGCTACCGCCGCCCGCGGCCGCAAAACGAAACGATCGCCAGAGGCCGAAGAAACACGCCCCCGAAAGAAAAACAGCCGTGCAAATATCCTCCAAAGGAGGAAAAAAATCGCaagttgttgttgccgtttgcTGCTGaaaaagaaagagagagagcgagCGAGAGAGGGCGCTgcgcgagtgtgtgtgtgtttgagGGTGTCTCTCTCTAACGCACAGTGACtgtgttttccttttttcgattttgtttttgtggcCGCCAAAcgaaagaaataaaaacaataaaagtcCAGCGATCCGTTATTTGTGCAAGTGTGAAAGTTCAGCAgcgagtgtgtgtgcgtgtgtgccgccaaacaacaacaaaaaccgcGCACAACAAAACAATTCACACACACGCACCCTCCCCCGCCAGCgagcgagtgtgtgtgtgagagagagaaagagagggcGAAAGAGAGAAAAATCGAAGAAGTGCTGGCCAAATAAAGCAAAGAagaaaaacacacaaaaataccaaaaccaataatacaaataaataacaagCGAAAATTGGGAAATCCAAGGATAAATCCAGGAACATGTCCACCATTGAGTTCGAGACGATCGGCAGTCGCCTGCAATCCTTGGAGGCGAAGCTGCAGGAGCAGAATGAGTCCCACGGCAAGATCGTCCTTTCCGGTGCGCGCGGCTCTGGCGTTTCCGGTTCCGTTTCCGTTTCGTCTGCCCGCGTTCCGCCCCTGgccacatccacatccgcaTCTGCCGCCCATGGACCGCCCTTGGGCCTGGGTTCCGGTTCCGGTGCCGGGATTAGCATAGCCCAGCGGCCAGCACCTCCAGTTCCTCATGCGACGCCCAGCGCCACCGCCTCGTCctcatccgcatccgcattcGCATCCGCCTCTGCATCCGCATCTGCCTCATCCGCATCCGGAGTTTCGTCGACGGGCGCCTTCGGCGGAACGTACACCCCGCCCACAACCAGAGTGCCGCGAGCCACGCCCTCACTGCCCATGCGTAAGTCCCCAGTCTAGATCCTAACTAGAATAATCTTTGATAGATTTCTGGAGTATTTCTACAAGAACTATCTACAAGTCCTTTAAAAAAGAAGAATACTTAGAAAGGATTGTCTATAAAACTTGGAAATAACGCCAGGAACAAATAAGTCCTTAATATGAACAAATCCCAAATATTAGGGGAATAAATACTAAGGGTTATCTATAACTCCTCTGTGATATTTACACATCCCAAATTGTAGGGGAATAACTTCAAAGGTTTACTTATAGGACCTTCATTCAAATCATATCTAAAATAAACTTTAGGAACAAATAAATcctttataatataatatatccCAAATTTAAGGGGAATACCCACAAGGGCTATCTACAATATTTCTTCCTTTATATTTACACAGCCCAAATTTTATAGGGAAATAAAAAGAAAGGGTTGCTTATGAAATCCAAATCCTATCTAAGTTAACTCTAGtcccaaaaaatatttaatattaataaattatttttttttaaagaggatttttaaaaagttcttCTAAATCTTGTCCTAATTATATAGTTAGACTCAAAAGAGTCTATCCAATAATATCCAATTCAGACCAAATTTTAGACGTTAGACGAATAAATCTATTGCCAAATGAATTTTTGATATTTCAACATTTTAATAAGCCATAAGTCAAAACTCTCCAGATAATTAATAATTTGAGCGAAATAAtggtcaataaatattttcgcGCCAAAAATCCGTTTAtagtaatatatttttgtaaataaaGACAACTCTTTGCTTGTAAacatattattaattttattatttaaccTAATTTCACGATATTTGCATACATAAGAGTTCTTGAAATTCCGTCAATATGTAGAATGGAATAAACTAAGAATAGCTTATGGTACCCTAATCATTTTCCCAATTTCGATAATATTTCCCAGAAAGATCAAAAACTTTCATTTCAACTTTGGACAGGTGAAATCTTTAGTGAGCCCCCCTGACACATGCAGATTGAGTGCTAATATCTTGACCGCAACTGTTGGCATTGCGTTTAGTGGTAATAAAAGAGGGCCGAGAAAAGTCGTGATCCCCAAAAATGGTCACCAAAAATCTATATATACCCCGTAGCGCCAACCGCAAGCCACAAAACCATCTTTTGTCCGCTTTtgtgtaaatattttgttaataaattgTCATTGCCCAATAAGCTGcgagtgtgagtgtgtgtgtgtgtgtttgaatTGTGATAAGAGAAGTGCTCGTTTCTTGGCTTTTGCCTTCGCCATTGAGTATTTGAATTCCGCCAACAAAGGGCAACCGCTATCGATTCCCGACTGCATAACAGCTGCTCATAATCCCCATTTCAAGCCCCTTGGCACGGCCCATCTCCCCCACTTTTCCACCTTTTCCACCTTTTCCACTTTTTCACCGTTCTGTTTTTCCGATTGCATAGATAAGACTGGAAAGGCAGGCGGGCCGGGCCAAGTGCGAAAACCAAAAGCGAACCCAACATGTTTTCGGCCTTTTGTCGGGCCCAAAAAACCTACAGTGGAATTAACAACTGTGCACCGCTACAATTTCCGACTCGATTAGATTAACCATTCCTGGTATATACAATGGTTTCCCTGAACTctaaaaaacttttaatggGTTTTTGAATAATAGAATACATTTCTAGTCGATAAGATTAGTGGTTATAGTTTCCCTGAATTCAAAAAGTGCCAAAATGGCACATCGAAATTAAAACATTGTAATCATTTTTCGAAGAGATTAACAATTTCGttaataagaaaaatatataaaaatattaaggtATTATCAGgctaattattttaattggtAGGTCCAATATTTTAATGGGTCCTTGAACAAAATAAGCCATAAACCAATTTGGTTTTTATATAGTATACGATTATAGTTTAATTctaaaaaccttttaaaacttttaatgTATGTAAATACTCGGAAAAAATATAGAAAGTCATTTGTACTTCCCATTTTTAGAAGATTACAGATTCTACAGTTTTATAATACGACACATAaagaataataaatattttcattttctacattttttaataataataaagtcaACTTGAAATATTCTTCCATTTTAACTTCTcatacaaaacaaaaatcacaaaaaattgaaaaataaataaatcatttaaatatatGTCAAAACATATAggtttttatgattttttaaaatttggttAATAGTTAGTtttgttatttaaaaatagtacaagaaacattaaattgttgTGACGCTGTTTTTAGTAATAAAACTTACCagagatttaaaaaaaacactttttacaaaaaactttcaatagaagttttataataaaaagggttaaaataaaatttttttagaaaatatgaTTCGAAATGTTAAGGACATGTGTAAATACTGCTAATATTTTGACCACAAGTGTATGTGGTCCACCCACCACCGCCCTTTCCCTTTACCCCTCCCTtttatccatacatttatgtCTCGTTTTGCAAATTTTTCTTATTGGATTTTCATCaagtgtttttatttatttatttactttctGCGTGTGTGCGACTCTCTTTTTCTGCTCTCCCCCTCTCTTATTGGTTACTTTTTGGCATTTCCGGAGTAATGTCTTGATATGCCCGTTATTGTTTTTGTTAGTATTTTTTGGGTCTCACATTTCCTCTCCTCCGCCTCTGCCTCCCTCTCTGCACCCTCCCCCTACCCACATTCATCGGCCATTCCGCCGTGTCTCCTCTTTCGCATGTTTACAAATAGCGTTATTTTTTATGACTTGCTGTTGTTGTAGTTGCTAATTGTTGATTTGAATTGCTGCCAGGGAAAAAACTTCgccaacaaaaacaaattcgcTCTCATTCGCTCTTCCTcttcacgcacacacacacacatatgcaCGTACAATGGCACAGTGGGCTAAAATCGTTATTTAATTGCATTCTCATTGTAAATCAATTACAATTGATATTATTACAATCTTTTGATCATTTGAATGGTAAATCCGTTTTTTGTTAATTATTCCCAAGTGAGAATAAAATGAATGGGTCCTTGAAAGTATGCTAAGAAAAAATTGTAgctttaattttaaagttatataaagTACATTTATTTGTGATATCAGAAGTACTGACcccgtttttttttcttgcttTAATATCGATTAAGAATGGTAACTcaatgtaaaattaaaaacaataatgatTGATCCAATTTTCCTAACTAAGATAATTTAAATGGTTTAGTTTTCTTAAGGGAACAATAAGTAAATACAGTTACAATGAAACATGGgtcattttaaataaaacatgGTCTTGGTATGCCATTATTTCCCATTTTATTAAGTTATATAATCTTTggataataaataaaaatatgttagCTGTATTTTAGCGAGGTATAAGATTAGAACTAGATTGACTTATAGGGTATCCCAGTTATTCGaatatgttataaaaatatgttaGCTGTATTTTAGCGAGGTATAAGATTAGAACTAGATTGACTTATAGGGTATCCCAGTTATTCGACAGTATTATCAATTCAACATTGTTCGAGATGATAtaaaatgatcaaaaattaTCTCGACCTGGGCAAATTGATTGTGAAATaatatactaaaaatatatattaaaataaactaTACTTTCATACTAACGATACTAATAACCTGATGTTTTCCATTTCCGTTACAGTCTCAAGCGGTCCCGGTGGCGGATTCAACCGGACGCGACCGGTGATACTTCCGCTGCCCACGCCGCCTCATCCTCCGGTCTCGGAAACGGACAAAAAGCTGAAGATCATCATGGAGCAGACCGGCAAGCTGAACATCAACGGGCGGCAGTATCCAACGGACATCAATGACCTCAAGCACCTGGGCGATCTGGGCAACGGGACCAGCGGCAACGTGGTGAAGATGATGCACCTGTCCAGCAACATGGTCATCGCCGTAAAGCAGATGCGACGCACTGGCAACGCCGAGGAGAACAAGCGCATCCTGATGGATCTGGATGTGGTGCTCAAGTCGCACGACTGCAAGTACATTGTGAAGTGCCTGGGCTGTTTCGTTCGCGATCCGGATGTGTGGATCTGCATGGAGCTGATGTCCATGTGCTTCGACAAGCTGCTGAAGCTCTCCAAGAAGCCGGTGCCGGAACAGATCCTTGGCAAGGTCACAGTGGCGGTAAGTCTTCACAGGAAGAGAACCATTTCCAGAGAACCCACTAAATCCATTTCAAATTTCCTTTTCCAGACGGTCAACGCATTGTCCTATCTGAAGGATAAGCACGGGGTCATCCATCGCGATGTGAAGCCATCGAACATTCTGATCGACGAGCGTGGCAACATAAAGCTCTGTGATTTCGGGATCAGCGGTCGCCTGGTGGACTCCAAGGCCAACACACGATCCGCCGGCTGTGCAGCTTATATGGCGGTAGGTTCATCTGTAGGATCAGGGTTAAAGCAGGGtctaaaaagttttttttttttaaatactatCATTGAATATAACTTTGTAAAGATTtggtataaatatttatagatcAGAGTTTTGTTTTCCATATCAACAAACCCTCAACTCATTTGTTTTTAACTGCAAAGCTTACAACTCATTACATTTCTtagaaaaaatgtatatgCCCGTGTAGATTAATTGATAAATGTAATGACTTatgttgttttttaaaataatgaaCGTGATTCGGAATAAACTAAGCAGGTATTGTGATGGCGAACAGTTTGCCAAGCAAGCAAAATATACGAGATAATTCAAGCGTAAACTCAGCATTCAATCAATAAGTACTACTTATGAAGTAGTgattgtattttataatatgataacattttagttttatttccTAAACGagttgtaaaatatttaaatcatattATTGTAAAAATAACCAATATACTATTGTGTTTTACAGCCGGAGCGCATCGACCCCAAGAAACCAAAGTACGACATTCGCGCCGATGTGTGGTCACTGGGCATAACGCTGGTGGAGCTGGCCACCGCGCGATCCCCGTACGAAGGATGCAACACGGACTTCGAGGTGCTCACCAAGGTGCTGGACTCGGAGCCGCCGTGTTTGCCCTACGGCGAGGGTTTCAACTTTACCCAGCAGTTCCGCGACTTCGTCATCAAGTGGTGGGTGATATTTCTGGGTTACCTTCCACATTTGCATAAGAAACCATTTAACAAGGAATCTTTTTCGCTTGCAGCCTCACAAAGAACCATCAGGACCGACCCAAGTATCCGGAGCTTCTGGCCCAGCCCTTCATTCGGACCTACGAAATAGCCAAAGTAGATGTGCCCAATTGGTTTCAGAGCATCAAGGACAACCGTCTGCGTGCCAACGGCGATTCCACGCTCCAGAGGTGAGCCCATCCGGTGATCTGCGCCAGATCCTCCAGCATTATTCCCACGACCCGTCCGCTATTCCCGGCTGATGGCGATGTGTTGTGCCTGTTGTGGATGTGTGTGAATAGTGGGTGTGTCTGATGACAGTGCGGAGCGCTTTGTATTTTCCCCCATCTTTCCGTTTCCGTTTTCCATTTTCCGTTCTCTGTTCTCTGCTTAATGCGCTTCTCGAGTTCAACAGGTAGGAGAGGAACAAAAAATTGTTGGAAAGCTCCAAGTTTTGAACACCTAACCGTAGGATGGGTTTCCCCAAATACATGTTTTCGCCAGCCAACTAATTTAAACTGCTTgttcccatttttattttccatttcgtATTTGATTTGACTCTTGTTTTACGcctatttttaattttctttggCAAGGCTAATTAACCTAATAAATTTACACTTAGCTTCCTTTTCTATCCTTTCCTTTGGCATGTTtcgcttttttgttttatttaatacacatcaaaaagcaaatgaacaaataaaaaaagtaatatttttggATAATAGCTAGCAATTGGATTCTGATTTGATGTCCTAGAAGACATGCTCTTTCCAAAGcattttatataatacgcTTAAAACATTTGGTTTCAATAAAGCCCTATAAATTATTGATATATTAGATAATATAGCAGAAACAAAATTGTAAAGTTTCTGGAATCCAAAATTgattcaaaatatatttaactttgaGTACTTATATAAACGCGAATTCTTTGGAAAATGCATGTTGACCTTGGCCCTTTAGTAGTCTGCTATCCACGCaactatctgtctatcttctAGCAGCCCTGTACCCACTTAGATCCCTTACTTAGTACAATAAGGAGAAAGCAAAAATGTATTATGAAATAATTATAAAcatcttatatattttttctccttttttgCGTTCAATtgacatttttaatttgagtgtgtgtgtgcgatgtttttattttcctttttcatCTTTTTTATTACCATTTTTTGTAGGTTACCTAATTCCTAATACCATTTCTTAAACAATAATGACAAACAATGAAAGAAAACCAATAAAAAACATAATCtaacaaaagcaaaagcaaacgAAAAAGAAGAAGACAAACTATAAACGAAAACCAAACATTAAAACCTATCGACATaaacttaaaaacaaaacaaaagcaTTCAAGTTAAACTTGCAACCATCAACTCTATATacagatatataaacctaaatatatatttacctATATATAATGATAATGCCAACCAAACATAACTACTCAAAAATACTATATAAAAACTCCTCTcaaataaaagtaaaattcAGTAAGTACGACGAGTTTATTATTCTTATTATTAGCCTTctaattatgtttttatacGTTAAGTGTAACCCGTAATCAATCGTTGTAAACACGCCACATGCTCTGCTAACttttatttaatgtttttaGCCATTCACTTTTGCTGATTCCTTGGTTTCGGTTTAGTTTTTATGCATGTTCTCGTCTTTAAGCTTGGCTTTGGCATTGGttcttgtatttatttaatttatgctTTGTTTATTTACCCATCTAGAAATGCTCATACTCGAGAAAAGGTAATTTGACACTGATAATTTATTATGCTTTATTGATTTTTAAGTTCACTTCATTTTGTTGTCATATCTCATTTGTTCAACTCATTTGTGTGTTTCCTGCTCGATTTTAGTTCCCCTTAACAAAAAGTGAGCTAgcttttctaaaaaatatttaaaagctAGGACTGTATTTTTAGAATTcgtatttgttaatttatatattttattttgataaagAATATATGAAAAAAAGTTTAGAGTCCTAAAATCTAGGGGTATTGAAAAACTAAAATGTTTTGTACTTTAAATGGGTCATCATTAATTTTCTCTATGAAATTGTTTGTTAgttaggtttttttttattaagatACAAGATTTCGTATTAAATATTGATAGAGGCCTTTTTATTGTGGACGTTTTCtcatattttatataattttgattttagGAAACGGTTTTAGGTTAACCAACCTTTACTTCTCTGCAGCCATCTTTCGCTTTCGCTCCTTCTGTGACCTTTAACTGTGTTTTCCACCTGTCGCTTACACACAAGAACACACAACACACACCAAAAACGCATTCATCATTTTGTAAATACAAAAAACACACACTCAGTACACATTACACATTCAAAATGCAATCACAGCTCATCTAAATGTGTTAGATATGTTGCCATTGCGCCGTCAATCTATGTACATGTACCCTATAAACCCCCCAGTTACCGGATACTCCTGTCACTCCCCCAACATCCCAAATATACCCCTTTTATTAccccaaaaaagaaaaaccccCCACCCACACACAGCCCTACTTTCTGCCACTGGCGTACATTTGAGTGTGCTCTCATTATTGGTCATATAGACAACCAGAAATCACATATCTAAAACGTTTCCATCATTAATTTGCAGGGCAACAGCGACTGGCGGTGGAGGCGGTTCTGGTTCAGGATCTCTAGCAGAATCAGGATCCGCAGGTGGAGCTATAAAATATGGTAGGGCGGCGCCGTATGCGGCGCAGAGTCCCACGAATCCGCAGAAGACAATAAAACCCACTCAGATACCGAGTtaccagcagcaacagtcgCAGTATTTCATGCAATCAGCCACACAACTACCTCAAACAacaacaccaacaacaaccacaacacCAACGGCAACGACAAACTGTTTCGGCGGAAGCGGAAGTGGCAGTGGCAGCGGGAACGGAAGAGGAAATGGCAGTGGGAGCGGAAATGGAAgcgggagcagcagcagcgccaGTCCTCTATCGCCACCCAGCGGAGGCGTGGGTGATCTTAACCGGCTTTATCGCAAATCGCCGTTCATGCAGCGCAAACTGAGCAACGGATCACATCATTCGCACTTCAAATGCAACGATGAGAGCCCCAAAAAAGAGTCCATGTTCAGTAGCATCGGTGGGTTTGGATCTATTGTTGATAAACAAGAGATCATGCActatttgtatttgtattttttacgaTACATCATTAGTTTGCTGTTTTTATTCAAAGAAATAGTTTGTATAGTAATATAAAGACCGCAAATCACCAACAAATATTGCTTAGATTAACATAAATTCTGTGTATAACTCGTTAGTTTAAGATTATTCAAAATTCAACTTACTAATCGACCTCTTTTATTGCAACTATAACGTACCTTGTATTTGTCTATGATACCTCATTATGTTGATGTTTTAATTCAAAGAAAATACATTGTATTATAACATAATAACCGCAAATCACCAACAAATTATGATTAGATTATCATAAATTCTCTATTCTCTCTGTTAGTTTCAGATTATTCAAGATTCTTCTTAgtaatatttctttttttattgcaGGTCAATCGATTCTTCGCAATCTGACCACATCGCCCTTCAGCCAAAAGAAACACAATTCAGCAGCAGCGACTGCATTAACAATACCACTGCCGCACAACAACCAAACATTATACACGGATGCTGCAACGGCGACTGCAAAAACACCGCCAAATGTTGCAGCTGCAGCGCCCACGACAACGCCaacagccacgcccacttggCGCCTGCCAGCGGAAAATTCCCAAGCCTACGACAGCTGTGATAGTAGTAGTAATGCGCCAACGACCTTGAACCTGGGCCTCTCCTCCCCCTCGCCCTCGCTGCCGCGCAAGCAGTTCCTCACTGAATCGCCGACCCTGCAACTCGCCAgtcagcaacagcag harbors:
- the lic gene encoding dual specificity mitogen-activated protein kinase kinase 6, giving the protein MSRRPRLSFNILKEPEPAIVPPRNLDSRATIQIGDQTFDIDADSLEKICDLGRGAYGIVEKMRHRQTDTVLAVKRIPMTVNIREQHRLVMDLDISMRSSDCPYTVHFYGAMYREGDVWICMEVMSTSLDKFYPKVFRHDLRMEESVLGKIAMSVVSALHYLHAQLKVIHRDVKPSNILINRAGQVKICDFGISGYLVDSIAKTIDAGCKPYMAPERIDPQGNPAQYDIRSDVWSLGISMIEMATGRYPYDNWRTPFEQLRQVVEDDPPRLTAGTFSPEFEDFIAVSLQKEYMARPNYEQLLKHSFIVDHLQRNTDISEFVARILDLPDNQPAQ